A single window of Streptomyces griseoviridis DNA harbors:
- a CDS encoding GuaB3 family IMP dehydrogenase-related protein yields MTEIEIGRGKRGRRAYAFDDIAVVPSRRTRDPKEVSIAWQIDAYRFDLPFLAAPMDSIVSPATAIRIGELGGLGVLNLEGLWTRYEDPQPLLDEIAELPTEAATRRLQEIYAAPIKEELIGARLKEVRDSGVVTAAALSPQRTAQFSKAVVDAGVDIFVIRGTTVSAEHVSGAHEPLNLKQFIYELDVPVIVGGCATYTAALHLMRTGAAGVLVGFGGGAAHTTRNVLGIRVPMATAVADVAAARRDYMDESGGRYVHVIADGGVGWSGDLPKAIACGADAVMMGSPLARATDAPGKGHHWGMEAVNEELPRGKKVDLGTVGTIEEVLAGPSHTPDGSMNFFGALRRAMATTGYSELKEFQRVEVTVADSQHMR; encoded by the coding sequence GTGACTGAGATCGAGATCGGGCGCGGCAAGCGCGGGCGGCGGGCGTACGCCTTCGACGACATCGCCGTCGTCCCCAGCCGCCGTACGCGGGACCCGAAGGAGGTCTCGATCGCCTGGCAGATCGACGCCTACCGATTCGACCTGCCCTTCCTGGCCGCCCCCATGGACTCCATCGTCTCCCCGGCCACCGCGATCCGCATCGGTGAGCTGGGCGGCCTCGGCGTGCTCAACCTCGAAGGGCTCTGGACGCGCTACGAGGACCCGCAGCCGCTGCTCGACGAGATCGCCGAGCTGCCCACCGAGGCCGCCACCCGCCGCCTCCAGGAGATCTACGCGGCCCCCATCAAGGAGGAGCTGATCGGCGCGCGCCTCAAGGAGGTGCGCGACTCCGGTGTGGTCACGGCCGCCGCGCTCTCCCCGCAGCGCACCGCCCAGTTCTCCAAGGCGGTCGTCGACGCGGGCGTGGACATCTTCGTCATCCGCGGTACGACGGTCTCCGCCGAGCACGTCTCGGGCGCGCACGAGCCGCTGAACCTGAAGCAGTTCATCTACGAGCTGGACGTCCCGGTGATCGTCGGCGGCTGCGCCACCTACACCGCCGCCCTGCACCTGATGCGCACCGGCGCGGCCGGCGTCCTGGTCGGCTTCGGCGGCGGCGCCGCGCACACCACGCGCAACGTCCTGGGCATCCGGGTGCCGATGGCCACCGCCGTCGCCGACGTGGCGGCGGCCCGCCGCGACTACATGGACGAGTCGGGCGGCCGCTACGTGCACGTGATCGCGGACGGCGGCGTCGGCTGGTCGGGCGACCTGCCCAAGGCCATCGCCTGCGGCGCGGACGCCGTGATGATGGGCTCCCCGCTGGCCCGCGCCACCGACGCGCCGGGCAAGGGGCACCACTGGGGCATGGAGGCGGTCAACGAGGAGCTGCCGCGCGGCAAGAAGGTCGACCTCGGCACCGTCGGGACCATAGAGGAGGTCCTCGCGGGTCCGTCGCACACGCCGGACGGCTCGATGAACTTCTTCGGAGCGCTGCGGCGTGCCATGGCCACGACCGGCTACAGCGAGCTGAAGGAGTTCCAGCGGGTCGAGGTGACGGTCGCGGACAGCCAGCACATGCGGTAG